The following proteins come from a genomic window of Streptomyces sp. Sge12:
- a CDS encoding DUF2231 domain-containing protein: MNTHMDDRTPTPHSQPQPPSGQVAALEKASERWLGAVTTLEESTAVDPAIRALQRGIRALPLGSLRGLLRGEPLGHPAHPMLVEVPMGCWLSAAVLDAVPGAHRHATILTAVGLAGAAPAAVAGWADWAELPPRQARVGVAHALANAAAVGCYAISLSDRLRGRGARGRLWSLAGLGAMAVSGALGAHIAYADRTEPGGTDPGGTDKVVRAAS; this comes from the coding sequence ATGAACACACACATGGACGACAGGACGCCGACTCCACACTCGCAGCCGCAGCCGCCCTCCGGGCAGGTGGCCGCCCTGGAGAAGGCTTCGGAGCGCTGGCTCGGCGCGGTAACCACCCTCGAGGAGTCCACGGCGGTGGATCCGGCCATCCGCGCCCTCCAACGGGGCATCCGCGCGCTTCCACTCGGGTCACTGCGCGGACTGCTGCGCGGTGAACCGCTGGGGCACCCCGCACATCCCATGCTGGTGGAGGTGCCGATGGGCTGCTGGCTGTCGGCCGCCGTGCTGGACGCCGTGCCCGGAGCACACCGGCACGCCACGATCCTGACCGCGGTGGGACTCGCCGGTGCCGCACCGGCGGCCGTAGCCGGCTGGGCGGACTGGGCGGAGCTGCCGCCGCGGCAGGCCCGGGTGGGTGTCGCCCACGCGCTGGCCAACGCAGCCGCGGTCGGCTGTTACGCGATCTCGCTGTCCGACCGGCTGCGGGGCCGGGGCGCGCGCGGCCGCCTCTGGTCGTTGGCCGGACTGGGCGCGATGGCGGTCAGTGGGGCTCTCGGCGCGCACATCGCGTACGCCGACCGCACGGAGCCCGGCGGGACGGATCCCGGCGGCACGGACAAGGTGGTGCGCGCGGCGTCGTAG
- a CDS encoding SDR family NAD(P)-dependent oxidoreductase → MTERTIALVTGANKGIGYEIAAGLGALGWSVGVGARDDRRRSAAVEKLRAAGIDAFGVPLDVTDDASATAAARLIDERAGRLDVLVNNAAITGDMPQEPTRIDPATIHAVVDTNVIGVIRVTNAMLPLLRRSAAPRIVNMSSSVGSLTRQSGPAAEQTAGPVSAAYAPSKTFLNAVTLQYVRELSGTNILINTGCPGYVATDLNGFRGVRTPAQGAAIAIELATLPDDGPTGQFFDDAGALPW, encoded by the coding sequence ATGACTGAACGGACGATCGCGCTGGTCACCGGCGCGAACAAGGGAATCGGCTACGAGATCGCCGCGGGCCTGGGAGCCCTCGGCTGGAGCGTCGGCGTCGGCGCCCGCGACGACCGGCGCCGAAGTGCCGCGGTGGAGAAACTGCGCGCCGCCGGCATCGACGCGTTCGGCGTACCGCTGGACGTGACCGACGACGCGAGCGCGACCGCCGCCGCACGGCTGATCGACGAACGGGCCGGACGCCTCGACGTGCTCGTCAACAACGCCGCCATCACAGGCGACATGCCACAGGAACCCACCCGGATCGACCCCGCCACCATCCACGCGGTCGTGGACACCAATGTGATCGGCGTCATCCGCGTCACCAACGCGATGCTGCCGCTGCTGCGCCGCTCCGCCGCACCACGGATCGTGAACATGTCCAGCAGCGTCGGCTCCCTCACCCGGCAGTCAGGGCCCGCCGCCGAGCAGACGGCAGGCCCGGTGTCCGCGGCGTACGCGCCGTCGAAGACGTTCCTGAACGCCGTCACCCTCCAGTACGTCCGGGAGCTGAGCGGCACGAACATCCTGATCAATACCGGCTGCCCCGGCTACGTCGCCACCGACCTCAACGGCTTCCGCGGCGTCCGCACCCCCGCACAGGGCGCGGCGATCGCCATCGAACTCGCGACCCTGCCCGACGACGGCCCCACCGGCCAGTTCTTCGACGACGCCGGCGCACTGCCCTGGTGA
- a CDS encoding glutamate synthase subunit beta, whose protein sequence is MTDPFGFLRIPREAVPARPVEERLGDWREVHAGQSLLPLVSRQADRCMDCGIPFCHTGCPLGNLIPEWNAYAAHGDWRAAYERLHATNNFPEVTGRLCPAPCEDACVLAINADPVTIKNVEQAIADEGLRRGYMAPRPPERHSGKTVAVIGSGPAGLAAAQQLTRAGHRVTVHERADRIGGLLRYGIPEFKMEKVHLNRRIEQMRAEGTVFATGTDVGGATGAGADEVRSGYDAVIVAIGAGERRELPVPGRSLSGIHQAMDYLTCANRVREGDYPVSPLTAEGRPVVIVGGGDTGSDCLGTALRQGATSVLQLDINPEPDAGRTDDEPWPVYPRTYRISHAHEEARGRAGRDPRLFACATLRFEGDAAGRVRALHLTAVEPVGRSPLAGTEQVIPVGLVLLALGFSGPERAGGLREQLGLDLDERGNFARDAGFAANGGRAPGVFVAGDAGRGQSLVVWAIAEGRAAAAAVDRYLTGSTCLPAPVAAHDRPMTALGRMRYGL, encoded by the coding sequence GTGACCGATCCGTTCGGCTTCCTCAGGATCCCCCGCGAGGCCGTGCCCGCCCGCCCGGTCGAGGAGAGACTCGGCGACTGGCGCGAGGTCCACGCGGGCCAGTCGCTGCTGCCTCTCGTCTCCCGGCAGGCCGACCGCTGCATGGACTGCGGCATCCCCTTCTGCCACACCGGCTGCCCGCTGGGAAACCTCATACCCGAGTGGAACGCCTACGCCGCCCACGGCGACTGGCGTGCCGCGTACGAGCGCCTCCACGCGACCAACAACTTCCCGGAGGTCACGGGCAGGCTCTGCCCCGCCCCCTGCGAGGACGCCTGCGTCCTCGCGATCAACGCCGACCCGGTGACCATCAAGAACGTCGAGCAGGCCATCGCGGACGAAGGACTGAGGCGCGGCTACATGGCGCCCAGGCCCCCCGAGCGGCACAGCGGCAAGACGGTGGCCGTCATAGGCTCCGGCCCGGCCGGACTGGCCGCGGCGCAGCAGCTGACCCGCGCCGGGCACCGTGTCACGGTCCACGAGCGGGCCGACCGCATCGGTGGACTGCTGCGCTACGGCATCCCCGAGTTCAAGATGGAGAAGGTGCATCTGAACCGCCGGATCGAGCAGATGCGGGCCGAGGGCACGGTCTTCGCCACGGGTACGGACGTCGGCGGCGCGACCGGCGCCGGAGCCGACGAGGTACGCAGCGGATACGACGCCGTCATCGTCGCGATCGGTGCCGGCGAGCGCCGGGAGCTGCCGGTCCCCGGCCGCTCGCTGTCCGGCATCCACCAGGCCATGGACTACCTGACCTGCGCCAACCGGGTGCGCGAAGGCGACTACCCGGTGTCCCCGCTGACCGCAGAAGGCCGGCCCGTGGTCATCGTGGGCGGCGGGGACACCGGCTCCGACTGCCTCGGGACGGCCTTGCGGCAGGGCGCGACCTCCGTGCTCCAGCTCGACATCAACCCTGAGCCCGACGCCGGCCGGACCGACGACGAACCGTGGCCCGTGTACCCGAGGACGTACCGGATCTCCCACGCCCACGAAGAGGCCCGCGGACGCGCGGGCCGGGACCCCCGGCTGTTCGCCTGCGCCACCCTGCGCTTCGAGGGGGACGCCGCGGGCCGGGTACGGGCCCTGCACCTGACCGCCGTCGAGCCGGTGGGCCGCAGCCCGCTGGCCGGAACCGAGCAGGTCATCCCCGTCGGCCTGGTCCTGCTGGCCCTCGGCTTCTCAGGGCCCGAGCGGGCCGGAGGACTGCGCGAGCAGCTGGGCCTGGACCTCGACGAGCGCGGCAACTTCGCGCGCGACGCCGGCTTCGCGGCCAACGGCGGCCGGGCACCGGGCGTGTTCGTCGCGGGCGACGCGGGCCGGGGGCAGTCCCTCGTGGTGTGGGCCATCGCCGAGGGCCGCGCCGCGGCCGCCGCAGTGGACCGCTACCTCACCGGCTCCACCTGCCTCCCGGCTCCGGTCGCCGCGCACGACCGGCCGATGACGGCCCTGGGGCGCATGCGCTACGGGCTCTGA
- a CDS encoding AMP-binding protein: MLTALTGVFGDRADAVSVAGRTASYEELLGAAGAVAADLAALGPARAFAVTATPSLETVAAVVGGLLAGVPCVPLPPDAGPAERDHILRDSGARPIDVDFARRAPAASAVPAAPTAVSEDPALILYTSGTTGAPKGVVLSTAAITADLDALADAWEWSAQDTLVHGLPLFHVHGLVLGVLGALRTGSRLVHTGRPTPEAYAQAAAAGGSLYFGVPTVWSRIAAAPQAAAALAGARLLVSGSAALPTPVFRDLERLTGHRPVERYGMTETLITVSGRAGGEVRPGAVGTPLTGIRTRIAAEPGAEIGELQLVGPTLFSGYLGRPEATAAAFTEDGWFRTGDIAAVDGDGVHRIVGRASTDMIKSGGYRIGAGEIENALLDHPRVQEAAVIGVPDADLGERIVAFVVAEGVTGAELTDFVATHLSVHKRPREVRFIAAVPRNAMGKPQKRLLLDGL; the protein is encoded by the coding sequence ATGCTGACCGCCCTGACGGGTGTTTTCGGGGATCGCGCGGACGCCGTGAGCGTCGCGGGTCGTACCGCTTCCTACGAGGAACTGCTCGGCGCAGCCGGGGCCGTGGCCGCCGACCTCGCCGCCCTCGGCCCGGCGCGGGCGTTCGCGGTGACCGCGACCCCTTCGCTCGAAACCGTCGCGGCGGTGGTCGGGGGACTGCTGGCCGGTGTGCCGTGCGTGCCGCTGCCTCCCGATGCAGGGCCCGCCGAACGCGATCACATCCTGCGTGATTCCGGTGCCCGCCCCATCGACGTGGACTTCGCCCGCCGTGCACCCGCCGCATCGGCCGTACCTGCCGCGCCGACGGCGGTGTCCGAGGATCCTGCGTTGATCCTCTACACCTCCGGGACCACGGGCGCCCCCAAGGGAGTCGTCCTCAGCACTGCCGCGATCACCGCCGACCTCGATGCGCTCGCCGATGCCTGGGAGTGGAGTGCGCAGGACACGCTCGTCCACGGGCTGCCGCTGTTCCACGTCCATGGGCTGGTCCTGGGTGTTCTGGGGGCGCTGCGGACGGGGAGCCGCCTGGTCCACACGGGCCGGCCGACGCCGGAGGCGTATGCGCAGGCTGCGGCGGCCGGGGGGAGTCTGTATTTCGGGGTGCCGACGGTGTGGTCGCGCATCGCGGCCGCTCCGCAGGCGGCGGCCGCGTTGGCGGGGGCCCGGTTGTTGGTGTCGGGGAGCGCGGCCCTGCCCACGCCGGTCTTCCGCGATCTGGAACGGCTGACCGGGCACCGGCCGGTGGAGCGGTACGGGATGACGGAGACCCTGATCACGGTGAGCGGGCGGGCGGGCGGTGAGGTCCGGCCCGGCGCGGTCGGTACCCCGCTCACGGGGATCCGTACGCGTATCGCCGCCGAGCCGGGTGCCGAGATCGGTGAACTCCAGCTCGTGGGACCGACGTTGTTCTCGGGGTATCTGGGACGACCGGAGGCCACGGCTGCGGCCTTCACGGAGGACGGGTGGTTCCGTACGGGTGACATCGCGGCCGTCGACGGGGACGGTGTGCACCGGATCGTGGGCCGCGCGTCCACGGACATGATCAAGTCGGGTGGGTACCGGATCGGGGCGGGTGAGATCGAGAACGCGCTGTTGGACCATCCGCGGGTGCAGGAGGCGGCGGTGATCGGTGTGCCGGATGCCGACCTGGGGGAGCGGATCGTCGCGTTCGTCGTCGCCGAGGGTGTGACGGGCGCCGAGCTGACCGATTTCGTTGCCACGCACCTGTCGGTGCACAAGCGGCCGCGGGAGGTGCGTTTCATTGCCGCGGTCCCGCGCAACGCGATGGGCAAACCGCAGAAGCGGCTCCTGCTGGACGGGCTGTAG
- a CDS encoding GNAT family N-acetyltransferase has protein sequence MDPVTLETDRLVLRAFAPADVDAVYEACQDGDIQFYTPVPVPYRRADAEKLVGETLPAQWAEDRDYTLGAFRKDTGALVGSYCLTLISRGVWELGYWAVKEQRGRGYTVEAARALCDWGWATLDVHRIEWWAMVGNTGSRAVAERLGFAVEGTLRHRSIANDGKPHDWWVGGLLRT, from the coding sequence ATGGATCCAGTGACCCTTGAGACCGACCGTCTGGTGCTGCGGGCCTTCGCACCTGCAGACGTGGATGCGGTGTACGAAGCCTGCCAGGACGGGGACATCCAGTTCTACACCCCGGTGCCGGTGCCGTACCGGCGTGCGGACGCGGAGAAGCTCGTCGGTGAGACGCTGCCCGCTCAGTGGGCCGAGGACAGGGACTACACCCTCGGCGCGTTCCGCAAGGACACCGGCGCCCTGGTCGGCTCGTACTGCCTGACCCTCATCAGCCGCGGCGTCTGGGAGCTCGGCTACTGGGCGGTCAAGGAGCAGCGCGGACGCGGGTACACGGTCGAGGCCGCTCGGGCCCTGTGCGACTGGGGCTGGGCCACTCTCGACGTGCACCGCATCGAGTGGTGGGCCATGGTCGGGAACACCGGCTCGCGTGCCGTCGCCGAGAGACTCGGCTTCGCCGTCGAAGGGACACTGCGCCATCGCAGCATCGCCAACGACGGCAAGCCGCACGACTGGTGGGTGGGCGGACTGCTGAGGACCTGA